GGCACGCAGTTTCACCCGGAATACTACATCGACGTTTATCCGCACGGCCGGAAGATCCTGGAGAACTTCTTTCGCGTGGCCGGGGTGCTGTAGCGACTGACCAGGGGCGGCCGGAATCTACCGGCTCAAGATTCTTTTCTGTGCCACCACTCTTCGAGGATGGTGCACTGAAGAGCGCCCTTTTCGCTTGAAAACACGAGTCTGAACGTCCCGTCGAGGCTGACCCGCGCTCCGGTGGTCTGCAGGGTGTAGCGGGCTTGCCAGCCGGCAATCGCGGTATCGTTCCTGACCGCCCAGACTTGCGATGCGAACTCGATGTCCTCGTGTGTTTCCACTGCGTATTTCTGCCAATACGCCCGTATTTCGTGCCGTCCTCTCATCGCACAGTCGAAGGGCGTTTCACGATAAGTGGCCGTGTCGGCAAACAGCGTCACCACCAGGTCCGGGTCGCTATCGACCCAGGCTCGGCCATATTCGTCGAGCCAGTGCTGAACGTCCTGTTCCGTCATGGGCTTTTCCATCCTCTGCTTTGACATGGATCGTGTCGGGCGTTTCCCATCCGGATCATGCAGGAGGGGCAAAGTGCCGTGTAGCAGACTAAGTTAGATGCTTGATCTGAATCCTGCCAACATTTGCCATTTTGGGTAAAGCGTAACAGCATAATGACTTATGTCAAGGGCAATTGGAATATCGCTTGACATAAGTGCATTGGGCGTCATACGGTTGCTGAACGCCTTTATCGACAGAAAACAGAGGTTCCAATGGCCATTCAAGACTTCGGCATGAGCGAGCTGGCACGGTTTGCCGAGGAAGGCTACCTGCGTCTGGGCCGGGTGGCTTCCGGCGAACACCTGCGGGCCATGTGCGACCGCATCGACGACATCATGATGGGGAACGTCCGCTACGAGGGCATGCCCATGCAGCGCGACACGACCACGGGCGAGTACGGCGAACTGCCGACGCGAACGTTCGAGGACAGCGAGGAGACGCTCGCTTACCGGCGCATCGACGATCTGCAGCTGGATCCGCTTTACCTGGGATACATGCAGCATCCGTTTTTTCGGGAGATCACGGAGGCCCTCATCGGTCCCAATGTCTCCATATTCCGCGCCATGTTCATGAACAAGCCGGCCGAGCACGGCACCCATCTCCCCTGGCACCAGGACGTCGGCATCGGGTGGGGGCTCGACTCGAACCCCGAGGTTACCATCTGGACCGCCCTCGATGCGGCGACGGTGGAAAACGGCTGCATGCAGGTGGTGCCGGGCAGTCACAAGCACGGCGTGATCAACGACATGCACTTCCCGTCGGAGGCGGACCAGGCCAGGTACGCGCGGGAGGAAGACTGTATATACCTGGAGGCCGAGGCGGGCGAGGCTATCCTCCTGAACAACCTGCTCCTGCACCGGTCGGCCCGCAATCCCACAGGCAAGCCACGGAGGGCGTTCAGCATCGCGTACATGGACGCCGCCACGCGGGCGGTCAAGACAGGCGAGATCTTCCCCGTCATCTTCGGTGAGGGTGCGCTGAGCGGCGGCGAGCTGATCGATGGCGCACTGACTGAAGGCGTCCAGACCGAGAACGCGTTCGAGGAGAGCCGCCAGTGAAGTTGCAAGATCGTGTCGCGCTCATCACAGGCGGCGGAACAGGAATCGGGGCCGCCACGGCGAATCTCTTCGCCGAAGAGGGCGCGGCTGTCTCTGTCACTGGCCGGCGCGAGGCGCTGCTTGAAGAGGTGGTTGCGGGAATCAAGGAAAATGGTGGACGGGCAGTCCCGATTGCCGGCGACGTGTCCCTCACGGAAGACTGCCAGCGCATGGTCGAGAAAACGACGGCCGCCTTCGGGAAGATCGACGTGCTGGTGAACAACGCGGGAACTGCTACGTTAATGAAAGCAGACGAGACCAGCGACGAACTCTGGGACCAGACCATCGGCGTAAACCTGTCGGGGGCGTTTCGCCTCATCCGAGCGGTCCTTCCACAGATGGTTTCCCAGGGCTCCGGAAGTATTGTAAACGTCAGTTCGGTCCTCGCTCAGTCAGGCATGAAGGGGGCGGCGGCCTACAGCGCCTCCAAGGCGGGCCTCGACCAGTTGACGCGCGTCCTGGCCGTCGAGTACGCAGATCGCGGCATACGGGTCAACGCCGTGGCCCCGGCCTGGGTGCACACCCCCATGAACGAATCGGTGCGTGACCACGAGATGATGTATGAACGGTTGAAGAAGCGCCATCCCATGGGCCGATTCGGTACGGCCGAAGAGATCGCCCACGCCATCCTGCACCTGGCCTCGGACGAGGCCACTTGGACGACGGGTACCGTGCTGGCCGTCGACGGCGGGTGGACGGCGGTTTGACGAAGATCGGAGACCGACAATGGGCCTGAGAACGGCTGAACAATACCTCGAAGGATTGCGGGACGGCAGGGCGGTCTACTTTCGCGGCGAGCGGGTGCCGGACCTCATGGAGCACCCGGAACTGCGCGTGGGCGCCGAGCACACGGCGCTGGATTACCACCTGGCCGAGGACGAGGCCCACAGGGACCTGTTCACAACGATTTGTCCCGAGACGGGCGAGCGCGTCAGCCGCTATTTCATCCCGCCGGCCAACACGGAGGACCTGCTCAAGCGCCGGGAGATGATCGAGACGAGCACCCGCGAAGGCAGCGGGGTGGTCCTGCTCATCAAGGAAATCGGTACGGACGCGCTGTTCTCGCTCAGGCTCGTCGCGCGGCAGATCGACGAGAAATACGGCACGGGATACCTGGACCGGGTGAAGAACTACCACGCCGAATGCCGCGACCGCGACCTGAGCATGGCCGTCGCGCAAACGGACGCCAAGGGGGACCGCAGCCGCCTGCCCTCCCAGCAGACCCATCCCGACTACTACGTGCGCATCGTGGAACGCCGTCCGGACGGCATCGTGGTCCGCGGGGCCAAGGCGCATACCACGGGAACCGCCTTCGTGGACGAAGTGGTCGTGCTGCCCACCCGGGCCATCTCGGAAGAAGACCGGGACTACGCCGTGTCCTTTGCCGTGCCCGTCAATACGCCGGGCGTCCGGCTCATCGCCAGTCCCTTCGGGTTCTCGGGCGAAAGCACGTATCATCATCCGGTCAGCTCGAAACACCACCTCGTCGAAACCCTGACCGTTTTCGAAGACGTGTTCGTCCCGAACGAGCGCGTCTTCCTGGCCGGAGAGTGGGACTTCGCCGGGGTGCTGGCGAACGCCTTCGTGGAGTTCCATCGGTTCACGGCCGTGTCCTACAAGCCGCCGCTCCTCGACCTCTTCATCGGCGCGGCCTCGCTGATCGCCGTGTACAACGGGGTGGAGAAGGCCAGCCACATCCGCGACAAGGCCACGCGGCTCATCACCTACACGGAGACGGTCCGCGCCCTCACCCGCGCGGCCGCCATGGACTGCAAGGTAGTGGACGGCATCGCGGTGCCGGACACGCTCACGACCAACATCGCCAAGTACCATTTCGCCAACAATTATCATGAGGCGGTGCGGGACGTGCAGGACATCGCCGGGGCCTTGCTGGTCACGGG
This is a stretch of genomic DNA from Gemmatimonadota bacterium. It encodes these proteins:
- a CDS encoding phytanoyl-CoA dioxygenase family protein; its protein translation is MAIQDFGMSELARFAEEGYLRLGRVASGEHLRAMCDRIDDIMMGNVRYEGMPMQRDTTTGEYGELPTRTFEDSEETLAYRRIDDLQLDPLYLGYMQHPFFREITEALIGPNVSIFRAMFMNKPAEHGTHLPWHQDVGIGWGLDSNPEVTIWTALDAATVENGCMQVVPGSHKHGVINDMHFPSEADQARYAREEDCIYLEAEAGEAILLNNLLLHRSARNPTGKPRRAFSIAYMDAATRAVKTGEIFPVIFGEGALSGGELIDGALTEGVQTENAFEESRQ
- a CDS encoding gamma-aminobutyrate dehydratase, encoding MGLRTAEQYLEGLRDGRAVYFRGERVPDLMEHPELRVGAEHTALDYHLAEDEAHRDLFTTICPETGERVSRYFIPPANTEDLLKRREMIETSTREGSGVVLLIKEIGTDALFSLRLVARQIDEKYGTGYLDRVKNYHAECRDRDLSMAVAQTDAKGDRSRLPSQQTHPDYYVRIVERRPDGIVVRGAKAHTTGTAFVDEVVVLPTRAISEEDRDYAVSFAVPVNTPGVRLIASPFGFSGESTYHHPVSSKHHLVETLTVFEDVFVPNERVFLAGEWDFAGVLANAFVEFHRFTAVSYKPPLLDLFIGAASLIAVYNGVEKASHIRDKATRLITYTETVRALTRAAAMDCKVVDGIAVPDTLTTNIAKYHFANNYHEAVRDVQDIAGALLVTGPSEADWHNEETKGDLERYLGGRKGVPTMDRMKAINLIRDLTASDFGGYHELLAIHAEGSLEAQKITIFRGYDLLRCMDIAKKAAGIE
- a CDS encoding nuclear transport factor 2 family protein, with the translated sequence MTEQDVQHWLDEYGRAWVDSDPDLVVTLFADTATYRETPFDCAMRGRHEIRAYWQKYAVETHEDIEFASQVWAVRNDTAIAGWQARYTLQTTGARVSLDGTFRLVFSSEKGALQCTILEEWWHRKES
- a CDS encoding SDR family oxidoreductase, yielding MKLQDRVALITGGGTGIGAATANLFAEEGAAVSVTGRREALLEEVVAGIKENGGRAVPIAGDVSLTEDCQRMVEKTTAAFGKIDVLVNNAGTATLMKADETSDELWDQTIGVNLSGAFRLIRAVLPQMVSQGSGSIVNVSSVLAQSGMKGAAAYSASKAGLDQLTRVLAVEYADRGIRVNAVAPAWVHTPMNESVRDHEMMYERLKKRHPMGRFGTAEEIAHAILHLASDEATWTTGTVLAVDGGWTAV